The Arvicanthis niloticus isolate mArvNil1 chromosome 8, mArvNil1.pat.X, whole genome shotgun sequence genome segment CATGGCATGCAAAATGACAAGCAACCCTAAAATAAACACCACCTCAAGCATATCTTGGAAGGATTTCACTTGCATGTCAGGGTGATTTGTAACTCGCCTTTCTTCCCACCACATCAAAGGATCAGGAATCCTTCCAGCCTTTCAAAGCTAAAACTCCAGAATTTCTGACTCTGTGGAGCTTTTCTAGTCAATGTGCTCTTAAGAGTTaccttttgttcttttaagaCCAAAGTTCAACAAAATAAAGCTACTCTCAGAAGTTCCCACAGGTTATCAAGATGCCTTTAAATGAGTTCCTGGAAGACCTAGAAGACAATTACCCACCACCGAGCAGTGATCACCAAAGATGCCAGGCACCTAGAGCTCCTCGCAATCACTGAACACAATGGCTTTCTCTCCTGTTGACTCCTCAGTGACTGGTGAGTCAGGGTCCAGCACGAGGCTCAGAGTTCCCAGCAACCCTACAGTACTCTCAGCCCGCACTGAGATAATCTGAGATAAGGAGGGTCTTTGCTCTTTAGTGTCAGAAGAAAACCGAGAACAATGTGCACTGAGGCGTGTTCTAGGCATTGAAGATGGATGCTCACAGTCGCAGCTAGACGGCTGTGAGAAAGGGAGTCTCCAGAGGAACACATTTCTTCAACTTACCACAGTCAAATGTTTACAAGGAATAAGCCATAGGGCCATACGTTTTGGCAAACACTAAGGAATTAATGCATCCTCTGCAAACGGATTAATAAATGGAACTCagcacaataaaaacaaataaatcataagCACCCAACATTCAGCTAAAGTTTACAAACATAGTAGTTAGCTGCGATACAGACTAAAGAAGATACACTGTATGCTACTACTAACATAAagagctctctgagttcaaggccagcctggtctacagagcaaattccaggccagccagggctacacagggagaccctgtctcaaaaacaaaatgaaatcccTTCCTCCCTGGACAGTATTTCTACACACCTGTCTGATTGAAAATGAAGATCTTCAGTGTTTCCAGAGTCCGATCTGTATGATTAAACCTCGCCATGGGCTTAGCGCCTTGAAACAGCAAGATGTTAGGGACAGCCACAGTGCCAAATCTGGTGGACAGGctgggagagaaaggaagcaaaAGTTAGAGGTCCCAAAACATGTTCTTGTGCAGCTACCCCGTGAAAACTGGTGGATATCTAGCAACCAGTTGGATATCAAAAACCAGGTTTTTGAGACTTGAACTTTTGACTTTTGCTCTGTTCCTTGCCACTGCCTTATAGGTCAGGGCTAGGGCAGTCCTGCTCTGCAATCCAAGTCAGTTGGTATTAGCACATGATTCCAGCCACGACCCAGTGATTCCAAATGTCAAAACAACACAGACCAGAAAATTCTAATTCATGGATAAAGCATAGTGTGTCAATTTTcttgacagaaagaaaaaacctTCAAACTTCAGAATGGCCATCCCTTCCTTCCAAAAAGATCAGAATCGAGTTGGCAATTCTTTCCCAAATTGGTGCAAAGGAATCCATGACTCAATCTACACACCAGGAGGCTCAACTAGGAAGGGCGGACTTGGCAGACGAGGCCTGCAGGCTTCTTTTGCCTTCACACGGCCAGTCCAGGGTCGGCAGTAGTTTGACGACAGAACCAGCTATGAACTTTGGGAACACTGCCCAACCTCaccgtgcctcagtttctccccaCTAACAAGCAGTGTTGGATGAGCAATGGTGCTTGTGCCATTCCGATGTTGGCATACAATCAAGCACATGTTCCACCCCTGTAATGAAAAAGTGTCCTCCATAATCGAGGCACTTAATGGAGGCAAAGAAGGCAGCAAGGAGGATGCCAAAGCCTTtggaagggagagcagggaagaaGGCCGACCTAATCCCAGAGCACTGTGTGCCTCGGAGCTTGACAAGCATTGGCATCTCTTAGGCCTATGTGCATACTTTCCGGAAGCAGACAGAGGAGTTACCAAGTTAGGATTGAAGGGGCAGCTGAGTAGCTAAGAGCACACACATAGTGCTCTCCTAGAGGACCTGTATGAAGCAGGTCACCACTGCCTGCCACTTCAGCTCCAAGTATCTGCCACTCTCTTctgcctccacatacatgtacacactcacattccacgtgtgatggctaatcttggttgtcaatttgaccacatgtggaatcaactaaaacccaagcaggtAGATACATCTGTGAGGTATCTTCCTGATTGGATTATCTGAAGagagaagacccaccctaaaacTGGGTCGTACCTCCTGGTGGCAGCCTACATAAAAGAACATGGAAGGAGGAGGCTTTGCTCTTTGCCCGCTTGCCCTCACTCTAGCTAGCAGGTCTTCCATCCTGCTTGGGAGGCATTCCTTCACTGATATTTGAAcgtacttctttgggattccaatgCAGACTAGAGAGCAGCTGAGACATCTAGACTCGTAGACTGAACAATTACCAGATACTTGGCCTTTTCCATCAGGAGGCAGCCACTGTTGgtctagctggaccacagcctgtaagccactctaataagttcctgtttaatgtgtgtgtgtatatatatatatatattcattctatcatCTCTGTTCCTCTAGCGGACCCTAATataccataattttttttaaatcttcaataAAACAATAGTTACTAACTTTAGggacaatttatttttttcataaacaatgaaaacatgtataaataaataagtatttaaaaaaaataaggataaaaGTCAAGGCAGGCATATTGATGAACAGCCTACGGTTGTTCTCTTGTCTCCTGGGTAACAGTGCAAACTCACTGACCTGCCCAAGGAAGAGGAGATTAACAAGTCCTGTGAACAATATAGAAGTATAAGCAAGGATAATGTCACTACAAGGGGGTACATTCACTTATTAATATATTAAGTGTGTATTACATTAATGCATAACTTGTAATATGCACACAAGAGTAAATATATGTGtgctggctcatgcctgtaacctcagcacttgggaggctgaggcatgaggaccgctgagaattcaaggccagtctgaggtGCAGAGTGagcctgtgtctcaaaaaaaaaaaaatggaattaggtataaagaaagaaaagatagccgggcggtgtggtggcgcacgcctttaatcccagcacttgggaggcagaggcaggtggatttctgagtttgaggccagcctggtctacagaatgagtttcaggacagccagggctgtatagagaaaccctgtctcgaaaaacaaaaacaaacaaacaaacaaacaaaaaataacagaaagaaagaaaagatatccAGGCattagtggcacatgcctttgattccagcactcaggaggtggaggcagacagatctctgagttccaggtcaagaCTGATCTTCAgagtaagtttgaggacagccaaaccttgtctcaaaaaacaaaacaaaacaaaacaaaaaaaaaaacaaaataaaaataaaaaaaccaccaaattaacaagaaagaaagaaaaagaaaagacagggaaagaaaatgaGACGCTAGAGAGACGGGTTAGTAGTCAAGTGTGCACAGTGCTCTTAAGAGAACCgcagtttggtccccagcacacGCGctcgcgcacacgcacgcacacacacacacgcacgcacacacacacgcgcgcgcgcacacacacacacacacacacacacacacacacacatcatgcccAGTGCTCACCACTTTCTTACACTTtcttaactccagctctggggcacCTGAAACTCCATCTCCACCGCTCACCATCTCCTGTCAGCTGTCGGGGCCTGACACCCTTTCCTAACTTCTGcaggtacccacatacatatgcacaagcaCAAAAACAGGTATGTACATTTTCTTAAGATTAAAAGGGGCatagagggttggagagatggctcaacggttaagagcaccggctgctcttccagaggacctaggtttgattctctgcaccccacatagtggctcacataactctagttccaagggatccagaaCCTTCTTCTGTCCATCATGGGCGTGTAGCACACAGCCATCTATGCAGCCAGAACACCCACATAcagatgttaaaaataaatagatgagaGAGCTTTTAAAAGATGACAATTTTAGAGAACCACACAtaggcacagcacagcacagggcTAGGAACCACACTGCAGGCAGGCTACCCGCACAGACAGACACCCTACTATGGTACCACGTGTACTAATGGAGTCTGGCCTAGACCCTCCAAGGTCCTCTGGTCCTATTACCTGCCACTCTTCTACCCACCACATGCAGAACAGGACCATTTCATTGGGGGTTTCTAGAACTGGAAACCACCAGCTCCCAGGAGCCTGATGCCCAGCAGCCTGTTACAAAGCCCCATCTGCCTTCCCTATTTGCAGACTAATCAACAAGGGCTCCACGTGACCATGACCATTAGCCGAAAAGACAAGCCACACTCAGTCAAGGGTACCTGCTGTGCTGAGATGCATCCAGTGCCAAGAAGCCAAGTGTCGGAAACGCCCGAGGCAGGGAGTTAAAATGAGGAGCCAGGCTGGCAGAAAACCGGCACCACGGGGTGTAGAAGAGGACCAGCGTACAGTCGCTACCATTTGGGTTTAGAAAATCCATGAGGTCCTGCAAAGAAAAGGATAATGGTTAAGGTCAGCATTAAGTATACATGTGTCAGCTAGGcaaggagacaggaaggaactctttaggttcaaggccagcctggtctacatagcaagttccaggacagtcagggctacaaaacaaagacaatgtACCTGTGTGCTTCTGAAAGGATGCCCAAGAAAGAGGACACTGCTGCTCGAGTGAGTGAAAGGCAGGagggcagagaggacagagactgATGAGAACAGGAGTCAGCAGAAATGCACTCTGAATGAGGAGGCACGCTCATCTCTACGCTTTCCCAAAGCTACTTCAGTGTTTTCTTAACCAGTCAACTCAAATACTAAGTACTCACAGCATACACAGACCACCATGGCATCTGTGCACCATGGCACTGAACTGTACATCTCAAATGCTATGGTTTAGatcttttaagatttttgttgtgtctgtgagtatgtatGCACGTTTGCACATATATGCGCATGCAGATACCCAgggaagccagcagagggcattagACCCCTGGGACAGGGACTACAGGCTGTCATGGGATGCTCAACAGTGGTGTTtgaaacagaactcaggtctACTGTTAGAGCAGCAGGCATCTTAACTGCGTAATTAGAAACGTTTGCTGGAGGCTTAGTCCCAGCCTGTGGAGCTATTGGATAGTAGTTCCAGCATTAGAAGGTAAGTAAGctctgggctggagaagtggctcagtggttaagagcactgactgttctcccagagaacctgaggtcctgagttcaattcccaagcaaccacacggtggctcacaaccatcagtaatgggatctgatgccctcttctggtgtgtctgaagacagggacagtgtactcacatacataaaataaataagtaaatctttatttaaaaaagaaaacgcTAAGCTCTACTGGAAAGTCATAGGTCACTGGAACATGCCCAACTGTTGTTTATTAGTCTTCTGCTCAcaagtgtgcctggtgcctgtggtgaccagaagagggcaccaatcCCCTGGAACCACAGTTACAcagatgggtgctgggagctaaaccatgtgggtactaggaattgaacccaggtcttctgcaagagaagacagggctcttaacctctgagctagcTCCAGCCCCTGGAGCATGAAGGGACTGTTGGGCCTTGatccctttttattttgtttcattaaaagggtctcactgtgtagctctggctgacctggaacccactatacagaccaggctgacttcagactcacaaagatctaccgcCTCTTCACTGGGAGGTGATGTATTTTTCCAACATGTGCCCCACCGTGGTATGCTGCCTCATCACAGGCCCAGAACCAATGGAGCCCAGTGATGGctccaaaactgtgagctaaaatgagCTTTTCCTCCTGTTAAGTTGATTATTCCTGGTATTTATAGATTTGTTACAGTAAGAAAAAGGTaacatgctgggcagtggtggcgcacgcctttattcccagcacttgggaggcagaggcaggtggatttctgagttcgaggccagcctggtctacagagtgagttccaagacagccaggactacacagagaaaacccttgtctccaaaaaccaaaaccaaaaccaaaaaaaaaaaagaaagaaagaaagaaagaaagaaagaaagaaagaaaaagaaaagaaaaaggtgacacatctgtggtggtttgaataagtttggcccctaaagactcatgtgtttaaatgcttggcccaaaggaagtggcactattaggaggtgtagccttgttggaggaaatgtatcactatgggggtgggctttgaggtcctatgtgCAAGCTCTGCCCAGTAGGGAATTCCAGTCTTTttttgctgccttcagatcaagaggtagaactctcagctcctccagctccttgtctgcctgcatactgccCGCCATgttgataacagactaaaccactgaaactgtaaaccagccccaattaaacatttgtctttataagagttgccttggttggcctggaaggatggctcagtggttaacagcactgtctgctcttccagaggtcctgaattcaaatcccagcaaccacatggtggctcacaaccatctgtaatgggatccgatgccctgttctgaagacagctacagtgtactcccatacataaaataaataaataaatctttaaaaacaaaacaaaaaaaaagcagccttggtcatgttgtcccttCATAGCAATGAAGCCCTAAGACAACATCGAACACTTTCAAACTGTCATCTTGCCAGAGCTAAGATCAATGTGTGAGGCCAAAGGTTAGTGCAAGTCGACAGGGCCAAATCAAGGGAGCACCGCTCCTGCCCCAAGTGTTCGAGCTGCAACCCAGACTGGCTTGGTCATACCTGTGACAACAAAACAGTCCTGCAGGGCCTGAGGACAGTGTTTAGTGCACTCTAGAGGGAATGTGAGCCAGGCTGACCCCAGCCCCTAGAGAATCGGCATGAATTAACTATGCCATGCCCTCCCCGACAGTGAGCCACCATTGTCTTGAGAGCTAAGGTTTCCAGAGCCACGGTCttcagagagaagggaacctcagcACTGTGACATGTTTTCCAGCACAAATGTCAACCTGCAGTTTTAGTCATTctgattttttctttaaaaaactatttatttttattattttttaatcatgtatgtgtatctgaATGTGGGTATGTGTACCTGAGTGCAGGCATtggaggaggccagagagggcactggattccctggggCTAGAATTACATGTGATTGTGAGCcatccaatgtgggtgctgggaattgaacttgggtcctctggaagagcagtatgctgtctctccagcccctcattcagacttaaaaaaaaaaaaacatttattttttggtGATGCTGgcgattaaacccagggccttacacaaGTGAGGCACGCGCTCTATTATTGAGCTAATCTCAGctctagaaaagaaaatgctgtgATTCTGATCCCAAGCACCTAGATGTCCCGGAGGATGTTTTCCATGGCCTTGACGGTAAGATTCTTATAAGAACAACTAGCTTTTAGTCACCTAAACAGCAACTTTGCTTTTTAAGACAGCAGGGCTGGAATACAAATCCCCAGTACCTCATAATATtaagcatggtggtgcaggcctatgatcccagcactccagaggcagaggcaggagagtcaacGTCTAAAGTCAtaggtcatctttagctacacAGCAAACTCAGGGCCAACCTTGGATACATGAGACCTGTCAAATCAGAGCGGCAGCAGGCTGCGGCAGTCGTTCAACACTGTCCTCACGGAGTACCAGGCATGAGACTGAGCAGAGAGGAGGCTGCGGCAGCATGCTCTGCACACGCCCACCTGAGCTCAGGGGTTGGAGACTAACCTGAAAGTTATAAGTGTTAGATCGTAAGGTGAAtttgaagagaaagacagagacgaGAGTGACATAGAGACGGACAGACACTAACACATGCTTCCTACCTGAGACATATTTAAAATCTTCAGAGTGAAGTTTTCTAGCCCGGTCACATTCCTCTCCTCGCAGTTCACTTTGGGGGACTTGAGGCTGTCGGTGCTGTTGGCATCCTCGGTGGCTACGGGCTCAGCCTCAGCCACTCCAGGCTCAGCATAGTACTCCTCCTCCCGATCCTGGAAGCCGCCTGCACCCTGCAGTCCGAAGAGGTTCTCTCGGCCGCACTGCGGGTCCTCCTCTCCCTGCGCACTGCAGGTGCCATCGCGGGCCTCGGCGCTCCGTTGGTCCTCAGCTGTCCCAGGAATCACCGAGAGCACCACCATGGGATCTCCACGGGAACCTAGAGAGGCCTCAGTGGGCTCTACCACTCGTGCCTGGCCCCGATGGCCCTGGGCAGCCTCTTCTTCATTCAGGTACACAGCTCCAACCTGGAGATCCGGGACAGGTCGCTCCTCCTCCCACGTGTGGTCACTGTCCTCTGCAACTAAAGCAGGGCAGCATGTTGTCATACTTAATTTGAAAGCAAGTAAACCTCAAAGACAATTATCTTCCAAAGTGAGACCTACCCcgatagagaaaaaaatttccattttacTATAAGAGAGCCACTACCATCTCCAGTTCTGGAGAACACAGACAGGGATGCTGTGTAAAAAGATGCCAAGTAAAAAGGCAAACCCAGAACACACTAGGAACCTGCGATTTGCCAcgtgaaacaaagcaaaaaacaaacaaacaaaaaactgcagTGCAGACAACCAGTTAGGAAAAGATAACAAAGACActaaggccaggcagtggtggcccacgcctttaatcccagcacttgggaggcagaggcaggcggatttctgagttcgaggccagcctggtctacagagtgagttccaagacagccagggctacacagagaaaccctgtctcgaaaaataaaaaaaaaaaaaaaaaaaaaaaacaaagacactaagaaaataacaatgggggctggagagatggctcagtggttaagagcactgactgctctgctagaggtcctaagttcaattcccagcaaccacatgatggctcacaaccatctgtaatgggctctgatgcactcttctggtgtgtctgaagacagctacagtgtactcatataagtaaaaaaaaaaataataaatctttaaaaaaaagaaaataacaatggTGGtggcctttgtagtagaatcaATTTATGCTTATCCCCAACTAGCTTACCAATAACTGAGACTCCAGCTATGgttgttttatttggctttgacaattactggggggtaaaccctaatctactcttctaactaaTCTGGCTATCTCCTGGGTGGTATACTACAGATACTTAGTCTCCCCTCACTCTAAAGCACTACATCTCACTTATAGGACATTCATCCTAACACTTAGAGCAGGgtgagcagtctccagatggcacCCAATGGCTTCCCTTGATGTATTTTCCACCCTTATAATTCACTTAATAATCTGTATCCATTCTACACCCGCCTTGCCCTCCACATAGGAAGGCAGGCCCTCTACTTGTCTAACCCTCCCATGCACACTGCTACCCAGCAGTACAGGATTCATGGAAAGACTCAGTGAGCTGATTGTGGTAgatcacacctataatcccagtcaTAGGGAACCTGAGGCAGGGGGAGTTCTGTGATTTCAAACTAGAATGGGCTACATTGTGacacatgccaaaaaaaaaaaaaaaaaaaagtaacaaactAACAATCTGCTATTGGACTCCCTAGTAAAAACTACTACAGGATCTCAGATCTCAGGGCCAGGTGTTCACTCCCATTCCTAGGTACTGGGCAGCATCCCTAAAACCAAATACTAGCTGGTCAATAGTATCTGCTGGGGGAAATTAACTTGTATTTTCAGCTGCTTGGAGGAGGAACCAGCTAGTAAAGGTTCCTTTATGCCCAGTCTATAGCCTAGCCACATAACCAATACTACCGAGTCAGTTGGTGCTGTCTTCAGGGTCTGCATGGATGTGTGAATGTATCCTACATTTTGCAACAATTTCACAGTGACTATTACCCCTGGGAAATCTGAGTATTTAGTGAGGAACTATTAACGTATGCATTGAGTGTAGAGAAACTAAACCTAATATTGATTTGATTCTTTTGTCTACTTCAGGCTTTGAACTCCTGGTGCTTCTGCCTCCACCTATGCTGGGttgggatcacaggcctgtgccacctcatatggtggctgctgctgctgcacccACCTAGAACCTTAAGACAGCTAGCACAGGTCAAAGGGAGCAGTTTCCCAGCCTTGCTGCTTTCTGGTAAGGAACACCACAGGCCTGTAATAACCCCTGGTGGAGGGAGCCGGGGCTTATTACAAACTCTGATCCCATTCTCTGTTTGTTTCAGTGCCTTCTTTTTGAGAAAGAAGTCTAGAGAGTCCATTATTCCATGAATCTTCACTTTTAAGGCTAGTGATTAAATAGAATGAAAATTCCAAATTTTGGCTGTGAGACCTGACAGACACTGGCTTCCATCACAGACCCTCTTCTCTGGCTGCATAATGCTGAAAGAGGATTTAGGTTCTGAATCTCAGTTTCAGGGTGGGCATCCCTAAATGGAAACAGTGAGTCTTTAATCACAGCTCTAGACTGCTAGGAGGATCAAGAAGTCGGGGGCCAGTCTGggctgtctcaaaacagcaagagcaacaaaaaaaaagtttggtgtaaaccaggcggtggtggcatttgatcccagcatcaggaggcagagacaggtagatctcttgagttagaggctagcctgggctactgagtaagttctaggacaaccaggctacagagagaaacacggtctcaaaaaacaaataaacaaacaagcaataaataaataaaataaaaagaaaagaaagaaatagcattTAATAGGAGTGGATAAGGAGCCATGAGCTAAGaagtcctctctctctgctccccatTCTAGCCCAGAATGGCTCCTTTCCTCACTTAAAGGGGTCCCCACATAAACACGGGCCCCAGGAATCTGAGGTTGGTTCTCTGGTGTTTCCCTCCATACAGATAACTCCTGAGCAAGAGTGGCCACTTTGAAAAAGTGGCCCAGCAGGATAGACTCCAGCATGAACTTTGAAGTCAGAGACTTCAGACTCTGGTATTTACTAGAAAGTGCGAACAAGCAAATTATTTATTCCCTCCGAGCCTCCCCATCTCCAGCCTGTGAAATGAAGGTAGTAATGGAAGCTGTCTCCCGGCTGCTGGGAGGACTGAATGAGGTTGTGAGGTAGCGCATCACTCGGAGCTCTGGGATTCTGATCCGGCCACAACAAAAGTCAGGTGTCTGTTGTTGATGGTCAGTGATAAAGTGCGCACCGCAAAGGGTAGCGGGTCAGGCCTGCTGAGGGGCCTGGGCAGGCTCAGCCTCCACCGCCCGCACCGCCACGACCGTCCCGCACCGCCCGCGGGTGGCAGCGCGTCGCCCCACGCAGCCGCCTTAGCCCGACCGCGTCCGCACTCACCCTCCAGGCCGCGGGCCGGAaggcccagcacccacagcagtaCTTGCCACCAGCAGAGGAGTTGCATGGCGCGCGACTGTGAGCCGCGGCGACAGCCTCCGCGGTGGAAGACAACCGGCGCACGGCAACCGGAGTCGCGCCCCCCGCCCCAGCGAGCCGAAGGGGAGGAGAGCGGAGAGCGCAGGCGTGGTCACGGGCCGCCATCTTGACTCCTGGCAGTCGAGAGCAGGCGCCATCTTGGAGTCGGGCGGTCGGCCTCCTGCCAGTCCTGTGCGACCTGTACTGGAAGTCACTTTAGGAAACAAGTGTCA includes the following:
- the Txndc15 gene encoding thioredoxin domain-containing protein 15 yields the protein MQLLCWWQVLLWVLGLPARGLEVAEDSDHTWEEERPVPDLQVGAVYLNEEEAAQGHRGQARVVEPTEASLGSRGDPMVVLSVIPGTAEDQRSAEARDGTCSAQGEEDPQCGRENLFGLQGAGGFQDREEEYYAEPGVAEAEPVATEDANSTDSLKSPKVNCEERNVTGLENFTLKILNMSQDLMDFLNPNGSDCTLVLFYTPWCRFSASLAPHFNSLPRAFPTLGFLALDASQHSSLSTRFGTVAVPNILLFQGAKPMARFNHTDRTLETLKIFIFNQTGIEAKKHVVVTQADQMGPLPSTLIKTVDWLLVFSLFFLISFIMYATIRTESIRWLIPGQEQEHAE